aattgcggtttttgctatcacttttaatggcaaaaaccgcaattacttttgcaccaacctaaatatgCCTATTTAGGCATGTTTACTTATGCATATTTAGCCACTCGGCCTATGGCTGAGTGCAGTATGTCAGAGAACTGAACCCAAATTCCAGAGAGATCTGTCCCACGTCAGCAGACAGCCAACATACAAGGAACCTCACAGACAGACATGCAGATGCAGAGATACCCCATTACATACATGTTAACCAGTTTGGACAATCTGAACGAAGCCTGTGGTCACCAGGGATGTGGGAGCAATTCCAATCAGGATTGCTAGATTATCTCTGGAAGCTTGCTTCTGATAGCTGGGACAAGATGATGGCAGTCGGGGAGAAGCAGGGAATTCCTTGGCAGTAGGGAGGTTGAATACTTTCCTCATTGTGCTCTAATAAACTGAGGAACCTCTAGCAGCAGGAGAAACATCTCTCCTTTAAAAGCCATGTGTCCTGCTCAGAAGGGTTTGGCTTTGATGGAGACCAAATTGTCCCACTAGAAAGGACATTGATGTCAAGGGGGCATGTGGTGTCTTTTCTGGTTCTAGTCCTATGCAAAAAAGCATgtgtcttaaaatatattaactatattttGGCAAACAATAGTTCCTAGGAGGTTATTATAGTATTATGGTATCCCTCTGTGGGAAACTTTTCTGTTTTGTCAGGATTAAAGTTTCTAAAAGTTCCTCTCCAAGTATTTAGGTTGCCGGCCTGGCTTGTAGAGAACAGCTCGAGTTCACCATCCTTGGTCATCACAGAAGGAGAGAGCAGGGCACAGTTCTGCTTCGGATGTCACAGGGCCAGGGATTTGTCCCAGATGTTGTAAGCAAGATTCAGGGGACACGGGTTCAAGTACTTCAGGTCTAGCAGTTTCTGAAGACTCTTTCGCTTGACTAGCTCAGGGAAGCACGAGTGAGGGATACCTTCCTGGAAGATGATATATTAGCCTCCTTCATTCCTTTCAGGCTTTCCAGGAGGATAGGATGGTGGAATACTGCTGGAGCTTGGGACAAGGTAGGTGGAAAGCCCCTGTTTTAATTCTCCTCCTGGCCAGACTTCTCAGCATGTTGGACTGTGCCTTCATGTTCTTCTCCTAAACTGCAGGGGTTCTCACCTGTAGCTTTCTTGCTCTCTTATTATCTCTTGCAACACACACAGCAGGGCTTGAGTAGGAGTGGTTAACACAACTTCCTCTCTTGATTCCCGAAGATCTTACTTTTCACATGACTGCCACCATGGTCACCCCTGCTGATGTTTTATCTACACATTGTGAAGCAGGAGTCTCCTATTCAGATGTTACCTGTGTAGTTTCTGTTTCAGAGCCTGCAATTTGCCCTACCGTGAGCATAGTTCAATCTGTACAGCAGATGGGTTTGACTACCTTCTATTTAGCTGATCCACTAGCACATTCAGGGATGCTGAATTCCAGGGCCCCACTACCCAGCCCTCTGAGGCATTCTCTTCCCCAAGCACTTGGGAAAGCACTGGAAAGAGAACCGTGTTCGGGTTGAGTCCCAACCTTGTCACATAGACAAGTCATACCCAACCTTGAGActttttttctccatctgtaaaacaggattaCCAATGTTTGATTTACCTCCTGCACAGGGTTGTGAAAAGCCAAGGAGaatgatgcaaaaatactcaTGAACTATCCAGTGCTGAACAAATAGAGGGCAGATAATGATGACACTGACGAAACTGACGAGGAAGACAACGATGATAATTGTGCTTTGCTCGTAAAGTTACTTGATTTTTGACTGACTGATTAGATGCAGTTTCCCTGAATGGAGCTGCCTACCACTTTCCTCCTAGGGCTTATCCAGAcaaccttgggtaagtcactcaACTCTCTAAGATTAATTCATCggtcaaatggggataataaaaaaCCACCAGGCAGTGTTGCTGTGACAATTGAAAGAAGTGAGTCAATAGATATAAAAGTGCCCGGAGGAGTGCCTGGACCTTATGAGGAACTTTGTCAGCTCTAGTTGAATTTGAATTTATATAACTCTAGAGGAAGTGGTGATGTTCCAAAACTTAGATGGGGCAGTAGAAAGAGCACGGACTTGATCGTGCTCATAGTGGCATATGacttcaacctctctgagccttaattgcctcatccgtaaaatgggaACAACAGCCTTCACCTCaaaagatttgtgtgtgtgttaaaggGAATGGTTTGTGGAGAGAGCTTTTCACAGTGCCTGACACTGCCAAGGGCTTAGTATTTAACAGCTCTCTCACCCTTATGCTTAACGTGGGTAAGTTGCTTAGAAGAAAACGCAAAGCCTCATATGGTCGTAACTGTGCTGCCTTTGTCCCCTTTTAGCTCTGGGTGCTGCCAGGTTACGGGTCTGTGGCCCACCGTGCACTTTCCTGGTGAGACCCTGTGGCATGAGCACTGTGGCAAGAACAGTCACACGATTAGGGTCCCAAGGTGCCAGGACTCTTGCTCCCCCAGTTGCTGggcctcctgcctctctcttctgAAGCCAAGCTTGAGTGAGAGGCAGGTGAAAGGGCATTGACAGTGTCCATCCTCAGCCTGCTGCCTGGGACCTCACCAACTGGTGACAATTGGTCATATGGGGGCAGTCACTGGGAGGTGGTCTCACCTGGTAGCTGCTGGTGGAAGGAGGCCAGGGGCTGGTATGGAGGTGTTTTTACTCCCTGGAGGCAGTGGCTGGCATTGCTGAGAGCTGACAGTTTTAGTGTCAGGAGGTGGGGGGTAGGTTTGAGTTCTGTGCCACACCCCCTCTATACAAGTAAGTGACCAGGAACTGTTCACTCTTCTCAACACAGCGCACTATGCATATTCTGGCCTCTGCCATTTGCAGACACCCTTCTTTGCCTACCTGACGAAGTAGATATTTCCTGATGACCCAGTTCACAAATCACACTAATCTTATAATTCTCATGGACATTGCTAGACACAGATGATGGCTCCTCCTCTGGGCCTCCATAATGGCGTGCTCAGAGTCCTGACATATAGTCTTAAAGGGAATAGTTTTGGATCTCTCTCCTTGACCAGAGGGAAGTGCCTTGAGGGCAAGGACTGAGTCAATTCATCCGACGTTCCCAGTTCCTAGGGCACCGCCTGGCCCAAAGCAGATGCTCATACAAAGTGAGTGTCTCCCCCTTGCTTGAACCATGACTGAGGCAGCCAGGTCACCATGGAACCAGAGTGGGCAGTCAGGGAGGGCGTCTGGTGGCCAGTGGCTGTGGCGGTCAGCAGCATGGAGGGATGAGAGGCAGGCATGTCAGATCTCTTCCTCTTCACTGGCCTTACTCCAGCGGTGGCAGCAGTTGGCGGTGATGCCCAGGAGGAAGTTGGTGGCCACAGAGGCGATGGAGACCACGAAGCCCACGAATGCAATGAATAGGTAATCGTCCAGGGTCAGGGTCAGGTGGCAGGCCTTGAAGCTCTCCTCAGTAAGTGAGAAGAGCGGGGCGCCCTCGACTTCAGGGGGGCCCCGGCACTCAGCCAGCTGAGAATCTGTAACACAGAAGTCAGGGAGGGTGAGGTACCCGGGGAGGGAGAGGGGATTGGAGAGCCCCCCAACAACCGCTCACTGGAAAAAGTAAGAAAGACATTCATTGCATTCATTGAGGTTCTTCCATGTGCCAAGAATTCTACTTATCTCCTTTTGTTCCCTCAACAACACTCAAGGCAAGGATTTTTATGCCTGTTTCTATAGATGTGGAAAGTACTGTTTAAAAGTTTAGCAATTTGCTGAAAGTCATCTGGCTATGACCAGTGGTAGATCTGGGGACACCATCATCTCTTACAACCACCTCCCAACTGGTTTCTGGGCGTCAGAAGGTGTCTGTCCTCAGCCTGCAGCCTGGGACCTCACCAGAAGCTGCCAAACCATTTTAATACAGTCAGCTGGGTGGTTCTTTCAAACCTGATATCCTGCCATGCCTTCTCTACTTAAACCCTTCCCTGGATTCCTGTCTTTGAATGGAGCAAAAACCAAGGTGCTCCCCGTGGGCTCCAGGGACTCCTTCCCATCTCTTCCACTCTGTTCCTTATttactctgctccagccacacacaCCTCCTGGTCATCCTTCCATAACCCCAGAGTATCCCCTCTTGAGGCAGGGAAGGGATGCTTTTGCATTTGTCCCTGTGGGAGGGAGCTTCTCCCCTCGATCTCTGCACAGCTCAGCTCCCCACTTCCTTTGGGACTTGACTCAATGCCACATTATTAGTGAGGCCTTTCCTTAAGACTCTGAATAAAATAGCACCCCACTTCACCTCCCCCTGGGCTCCCTATCTTACCtgctcttctctgtttttctatgtAGTGTTGATCACTGCCTGAAagtttattggtttattttctgtcttctccccTTTCAATATAAGCCACTCCCATGGTATCTTTAGCATCAGAACAGTGTCCTGTCCATAGTAAGTGCTTGATGAATCTTTACAACGTGAATAGAAGACTCTGTCCAACTCCAAATCATTGGGCCTTTCCACTACTTATGTGGCTTTTCTGGATACACAGAATATAGGTTAAGAGTATGGGTTCCAGAGCTATTGGCCTAGTTTCAAATCCCCTCTTCACCCCTTACTAGTTACATGATTACGagtaagttatttaatctctctgtgtcttgacttcttcatctgtcaaatgaggataataacagtaTCTACTTTTTAGGGTTGTAgtgaggattcagtgagttaacatatatgaattatatgttacatattattgtaatatatataatatatataaaatatatttcaattatatgaATTATTGTATTGGTTGTTTTCCCTAGACAGGTCATTGGGGGTCATATTCTGCACTCAGCCTTCTGTAGGAGGGGCTGCTTTTTCTGGTGGGGTTATTGTTATCTTCAGCATTGATGGTCTCATCTCATCCTTCTGGGGTTGCTTTTATGAGTGCATGATGGCTGTCAATGGTCTTATCTCACTCTGCCTGGGAAGTAAAGGTAGTGTGCAGGTGACACTCTTGCCATGCAGCATTAGGCACCAGCTTTTGAGCAGCCAATCATTCCTTTGTTTAGTGGATAAATATTAATCAAGCTCTTACCTTGGGtaagtcttcttctttttttttttttggtctttctggCTCTCATGCTCTGCCTCTATAATAAGGGGCCTCTATAAAAAGGGGATAatccggccaggcacagtggctcacgcctgtaatcccagcattttgggagaccaaggcgggtggatcacgaggtcaagagattcagaccatcctggccaacgtggtgaaaccccgtctctactaaaaatacaaaaattagctgggtgtggtggtgcacacctgtagtcccagctacttgggaggctgaggcaggagaattgcttgaacctgggaggtggaggttgcagtgagctgagatcgcaccactgcacttcagcctgggtgacagagtgagactcggtctcaaaaaaaaaaagaggataatcCAATCTAAATTTTCTGAGAGTCAATGTGAAGACATTTTCTAAGTTATGTGTTGTATAAATGGTACGTATTCATTCTGCAGTTTTTGAGGGCAAGGAATCAAATGATGGATTTGGATTGATCCTTTTAAGAATTGAATCAGCAGCAATATCCTTGGAAATGGGGAGTCAGGTTTGGAAGGAGAACACAACCTTCCCCAAATCCCAGGTTGAGTAATCCCTGTAGGCTGTGATCACAGGATCCGTGTGCTGCCCAGGCTAGGATCCTGTCTGGGGTTGACTCGCATGAGCTCTCCTCTGGAAACCCGAAGATGCTGAACTCTAAAGTCTGTTATGTAGGTGAAGTGGGTAGTGGTGAGACAGTGAGATGGGGAATGTGGCAACACTCATATGGACCAGCCAGAGGAGCCCCTGACAGCCGTTGGTGGGACCACACAGGATGCAGGATGGGAACATGGAGGCTGACAAAACCCCCTGGTATGTCAAGGCACGAGTCTTAAAGTCATGCTGTATCCCAGGGGCTTGCTTATTATGGCCCTCCTTGTTCAGTTTTTCCAAAAACCATGGGTAACAGTGGAGTTCCAtgaagaaaaagggaggaagcAGCTGAAAAGGACCTAAGGAGAAGAGCATCCCTAGTTCTGCCTCCACTGGCAAGGTTTTGTCGTAAGGAGAAGCACCCTGGTGCATGTGACCTGGTGTAAAGTGTGTTCTGTGGAGGAACAGGGAACCTGGCTTTCAGCTGGGCCTGCTTGCTTCCTCATCATGGGCCTGTGGACAGCCCCTGTCCCCCTCTGGAGCTCAGGTTCCTCACCTGTACTGACGTATGTGTGAGCCTACACTGATGAAATCTTGGACCCCTCTCCTGCTTGCTGGGAGTCTGAGCTTCTGCAGAGCAGCAGGGACCTCAGAGATCACAGAAAAGGAGTCCCCGGGTGTGATGGAAGCTTAGTGCTTCGGGTGCCCTTTCTGTTATTAGTGcacaggagagagaggggaggcgCGGCCTCTGCCGAGGTTGAGCAAGTGAGGAGATTGCTCCAGGCAGCCTCCCCCTCCTGCCCTCCACCATCGCCCCATCCCAGTCCCCAGCTATTTTGGTGCCAGAGAATTTCCTCCTACAGTTCTGTGGAAACACTGGAATCGTGACCCACAGCCCTCCCCAAACTATTTTGGTCTTGGGCTCCCCACTCAGTCCTCCTCTCCCTTTTACCGCATTCAGCATTGCTTCTTCTCAACATGTGCTGAGCTCACGTTCTGGGAAAGCCCCTGGGGTAGGGCCTTCAGCTACTACTTCTAAGTGCTTGTGCCAAGCCTTGGTATTGTCACACAGGAGAGCTGGTGGCTAGGGCCGCGGCTGAACATTACCTGCCTCTGGGTCAGGCTCAGATGCCTCTGGGTTGGGACGCCCATTAAACCTGTGTGATTCGGGCTCCTTCAGGCCCCAGTCTACCCTCCAGTTGGGATTCGCTGGTTGAGTTGCTGCATCTCACTCTTCCTCTCAGCTCCCTACCTTGTGCCCAAAGTTTACACTGCTCAGGGCCTTGAGTTTGAGGAAGGCCAGGTTCTCGTAGCTGAGGTCCAGGTCATGGAGTTGCATGAGGTCCTGGAACTCTACTGCAGCCCTTTGGCCAGTCCAGGACTCAGGTTCTGACTCTTCTGGCAGGTCAGAACCTGACTTGTCAGGATCTAGTCAGGGAGATTGCCAGGACTCAAACCCTGGCTTCAATGCTTAGCAGCTGTGTAACTTCCAACAAGCtactgaacctctctgtgcctcctccTACAGAGGAGgaacctcagcttcctcctctgtagGGCGGCAACCTCATTAGTGTTATTCTGGGGATAGGAAGAGATAGGTAAAGCTGCTTAAGAAAGGGCCTGGTAAATAGCAAGTACTAAGGTTCAAGTTCCTCCTGGAACATGTTGGCTGTCACACAACTTAAGCTGTGGTGGCTCTGTTGAGATTGTGTTAGCCATTACTATTTATACGAGAGTTTCCAACACTTGGAATGCTAAAAAAGCAGTGTCGTAGACTAGAACAGGGCTTAGAAGTCAAATAAATCTAGGTTTTATTCATGGTCCTGCcactttctagttttttaatatatttttttttttcatggccgTGCCACTTTCTAAGTGCGTGATTCCTGTCAAGCCTTTTTATTGTTCTAAATCTCAGCTTCTTCACCTGGAAAATGGGTATAATCAAAATGGGGGTCTCATGAGATAATGGAGGCCAAGATCTTAGGTCATGGTGAAAGCTCAAGAAGAACCACCAACGATGTGCTATTCTCACTTGTCTACTATCTGTCTGCCTCATTAGCTCATGAGCACCACAGTGGTGAGGGACATCTATTTCATGAATGAATGGGCATTGCATGCATTGGAAGGATTCTACAAACAACCTGTTGGCAGAGCTGGTGTACAAAGAGGCAAGCCCACATTAGAAAATGCAGTAGGTGCTTTCCGGCTCGAAGTCCCTCCCTTTTCTTTGGAGCCTTTGCTTCCATTGAGGCAAGCCCTCCCCCTGTTGGCTGCCCCATCCTACCCCTCCATTACCTGCTGTACAGCGCTGGATCCGGTTTCGCAGCCACTTCAGAAGGGGCTCCATGGTGCAGCCACACACCCAGGGATTGCCGCCGATCTGCAAGGTCACCAGCCCTGGTAGGCCCTCAAGAGCCTCCAGGCTGAGGGAGGCCAGGCCCCCATAGCTGAGGTCCAGGTCTCGGAGCTGCACGAGGCCCTGGAAGGCCTGGGGGTGCACCCTCCGCAGCCAGGGGTTGTGGCTCAGGTCGATGTGGACCAGCCCATGGGCCTCCTGGAACATGTCGGCTGGCACGTGGCTGAAGTTGTTGTAGCTCAGATCCAAGTGTGCCAAGCGCTTGGCATGGAGGAAGAGGCCCCGGGGCAGTTCCATTAAGGAGTTGTTGCGCAAATCCAGCACCCGGAGCTCCATGTAGCATGTGAGGTAGCCAGGCGGCACCGCTGTGATGCGGTTGTGGGCCAGGCTGAGGTTTTGGGTGTCCATTGGCAGGTCTGGGGGCACGGAGAATAGCCGCTGGCTGCTGCAATCCACCACCTGGTTATGGCATGTGCAAAGGACTGGGCAGCTGGTGCCAGCGTCCGAGTGCATCAACCCGGCTGCCAAGAGGAGGGAGACCAGCAGCATTGCCGGTTGGGGTGGCCCGGGCCAGGGAAGCTGGGCCCAAGTGTCACCCATCTTAGGCAGCTGGCAACAGCAGTGCTGGAGGGAGCCCATGAGGACTGTGTCCATGGAATCGAGAGTCTGTGACACAGGAAGGCAGCTACATCTGGGGCCAGAGTCTGTGAAGGTGGAGCTTCTGAGCATGTGGTATCATGGCTAGAGACTTTCCCAGGAGCCTCTGAGCACCAGAGGGCTTCCTGAGATCCACGGGAGGTCCCCTTCCGGAGCCTAGGGGGCGAGACACCTAGTTGAGGTCTCCCAGGGTCTGGAATGATGATCAAAACCTGAGAAAGGGAGGGGACAAGGATGGGGCTGGGTCAGCTGCCAGCAGGTCCTGGAAAAGTTCCTGCAGATCTTTTGTGTCTCTCTCACCCATGCCTGCTGGATGTTTCCTCCTGGTGCTGtgtctgggaggcaggggctgaaGGAGATCAAAGGTGCCCTTTAAAGATCCTTGGCACTTCTTCTGAGAAAACTTAAGTCCTGTCCCACGTCTGGGACTGATTAGGAAGCCAGGGTTGCACCTGGGTCTCCAGTGTTGAAGGTCTCAGTGGCCATTTGTCCTGGTGGCCTGGTGGGCTTGAGTCCAAGGGGGTCCCAGGGTGGGTGTTTTGGGAAGAGGACCCGGGAGGAAGTGAGTCTCCATGGGTCTCCTAAAAGTCTGAGAGTCCTCAGCCTCAGTGGCTGCTGGAATCCTCAGGGAGCCTCTTATTTTTCCAAAGAGAGGAGGACCCCAGGTGATGCCCACTGTCTGGGCCTCCGGGGCCAGAAGAAGCCATGAGTCCTGAAGGTGCAGGCTGAGGGTCAGCTGGCAGAGCTCTGGCAACTTCTCCAAGCCAGCGCCTTCCTCAGCACAGCTCTGTATTCAGCAGGTGGAGGCCGAATTCCCTCTGTCAACAAGAAAAACACTCAGGCAGAGAAATCCTGTGCCCTCGACACCCCCTTGTCCCTTCACCTAGGACCCTTGTcttatctctgtctctttctttcctcccttctttgctTCCCCCAACCACAAAGTTCTCTGCTTACCGTCTCTCAGGTGTGGGCCATGGTACCTTCAGACCCCAGGCTCACGTTGCTGTAACCCACGAGCCCTCCTTGACCCAACCTGCAGCCATCCTCCTCTCGGTTCCCGTCTTGGGTAAGatgcattttcttcttctcatcACCCCATCCCCATCAGTACCAAACACTCCACCCTTGAACAACTCCCTAAGAAAAACAGGCATCCACACTCTGGGGGTTTGCACACTCCTTTCAAACACTCTAAgcgcttctctctctctctcacacacacacacactcactcacacaccaTTCTGTGACTCCCCCATGTTTTGCCCTGCCCCATGCTCACGCCTCACGGTTTTCGCTCCAGCTTCCTTCTGCACAGGCGATCCTGCAGACCCCTCCCCATTCGACCTCCAGCATCTTTCGCCTGCCAGCCCACACCCCTCATCCCAGCATCCCTTTCCACACACTGCACTCTCCTGCTCGCCGCCCGCAGCAGAGGGACCGAGAGTGATGCCACGCCCAGAGCCTCAGCCCTCGCGCCCCGCGCCCTCTCGCTTCTCCCTTGCCCACCTGCTGTCCTCGGTCCTCCCCTCACCCTAGGCCTGGCGGTGCCTATTTTCCTACCGCTTCAAGCCTCAATCCCGCCCACTGGGAAATCACCCCAGCTCCCCTTCATGCAGACTCATTTTTTCTGAGCCCCAGGTCTCCCTCTGCACTCCCACAGGCCCCAGGAGCCTACTCACTCCGTTCCAAGGACACAGCCATCAATCTGCGGCAGACGCgggtctccctccctcctcctggaaTCCCCACTTGCTCCTTGCTTGCTTCGGAACAGATTGCCTCCCCggctcttcccctcccccagcctctcctcctccttgtctCCTGGATCCCAGGCCAGCATCTTCTGTGATTTCCCGTCCTGCGGTCCCCCTGCCCCTTCTTTCACCCAAAAGGAAAATCACAGAGAAAGGATGCTCAGAAGAAAGTTCACAGAAtctgaatgct
The sequence above is a segment of the Theropithecus gelada isolate Dixy chromosome 14, Tgel_1.0, whole genome shotgun sequence genome. Coding sequences within it:
- the LRRC55 gene encoding leucine-rich repeat-containing protein 55, which gives rise to MLRSSTFTDSGPRCSCLPVSQTLDSMDTVLMGSLQHCCCQLPKMGDTWAQLPWPGPPQPAMLLVSLLLAAGLMHSDAGTSCPVLCTCHNQVVDCSSQRLFSVPPDLPMDTQNLSLAHNRITAVPPGYLTCYMELRVLDLRNNSLMELPRGLFLHAKRLAHLDLSYNNFSHVPADMFQEAHGLVHIDLSHNPWLRRVHPQAFQGLVQLRDLDLSYGGLASLSLEALEGLPGLVTLQIGGNPWVCGCTMEPLLKWLRNRIQRCTADSQLAECRGPPEVEGAPLFSLTEESFKACHLTLTLDDYLFIAFVGFVVSIASVATNFLLGITANCCHRWSKASEEEEI